The following proteins are co-located in the Mycolicibacterium goodii genome:
- a CDS encoding MmgE/PrpD family protein, with protein MLKEHQVAADTLIDSAAYKLAQYATASRFETLPDEVSDRAKLIVFDQLACSFVGAELPAGRIISRYVHNYGGKPESVVLHSGDRCPAPLAALANGTAGHADEFDSVHATSDFLGTGHPAAIIVPAAAAIAERQFATGRDLINAVALGYDVGSRTISVTGGLAPMMGNHGIDPGSLHSLGAAFACARLLGLDEHRHLFAAALAAQQSVALNAPYGERRHMSKAFVTGQSAFAGVTGAVMAAAGFEASDNIFEARGGIIDTWGQNGREEHLNKDLGVDYAVMGANFKFYSAGYPIHSPVEAVLGMKSEYGLNPEGIKRITVRMQSHPASVVNNRSMPTICLQHMVAVALVAGKLGFDEAHSSVLQNDPVVLQLKSRIDLISDPELDREQPQGRSAHVTIETDGQTVSRKIEHPRGHRFRTPAPTWDDIREKYEELLVRRIGQQRFDQFYNGCVGLESVEDINEVTVLLAESS; from the coding sequence ATGCTGAAAGAACATCAAGTCGCCGCAGATACCCTGATCGACAGCGCCGCGTACAAGCTCGCCCAGTACGCCACCGCTTCGCGATTCGAAACCCTGCCGGACGAAGTGAGTGATCGTGCCAAGCTCATCGTATTCGACCAGCTGGCTTGTAGTTTCGTGGGTGCCGAGCTGCCGGCTGGACGTATCATCAGCCGGTACGTTCACAATTACGGTGGTAAGCCGGAGTCGGTGGTGCTGCATTCCGGTGATCGGTGCCCGGCCCCACTGGCCGCCCTTGCCAATGGCACCGCAGGGCACGCCGACGAATTCGACAGTGTGCACGCGACCTCCGACTTTCTCGGTACCGGCCACCCGGCGGCGATCATCGTGCCTGCCGCGGCTGCGATCGCAGAACGCCAGTTCGCCACCGGGCGAGATCTGATCAACGCGGTCGCGCTGGGTTACGACGTCGGATCGCGGACCATCTCGGTGACCGGAGGGTTGGCGCCGATGATGGGTAACCACGGCATTGATCCCGGCTCGCTGCACTCGCTGGGCGCGGCTTTCGCGTGCGCCAGGCTGCTGGGCCTCGACGAGCATCGCCACCTGTTCGCCGCGGCACTGGCGGCGCAGCAGAGTGTCGCGCTCAACGCGCCCTACGGCGAGCGCAGGCACATGAGCAAGGCGTTCGTCACCGGGCAGTCCGCATTCGCCGGAGTCACCGGTGCGGTGATGGCTGCGGCCGGCTTCGAGGCCAGCGACAACATCTTCGAGGCCCGCGGCGGCATCATCGACACGTGGGGCCAGAACGGTCGCGAAGAACACCTGAACAAGGACCTCGGCGTCGACTATGCCGTGATGGGCGCGAACTTCAAGTTCTACTCCGCCGGCTACCCGATCCACTCGCCCGTCGAAGCGGTGTTGGGGATGAAGAGTGAGTACGGGCTGAACCCGGAAGGCATCAAACGGATCACTGTCCGGATGCAGTCTCATCCGGCCAGCGTGGTCAACAACCGATCCATGCCGACCATCTGTCTGCAGCACATGGTGGCGGTCGCTCTGGTGGCAGGAAAATTGGGCTTCGACGAAGCACATTCCAGTGTGCTGCAGAACGATCCCGTTGTCCTGCAGTTGAAATCGCGCATCGATCTGATCAGCGATCCAGAACTAGATCGGGAACAGCCACAGGGTCGCAGCGCGCATGTGACCATCGAGACCGACGGACAGACGGTGTCGCGCAAAATCGAGCACCCGCGAGGACATCGGTTCAGGACTCCTGCACCGACCTGGGATGACATTCGCGAGAAGTATGAAGAACTGTTGGTACGTCGCATCGGTCAACAGCGCTTCGACCAGTTCTACAACGGTTGCGTGGGATTGGAATCGGTTGAGGACATCAACGAGGTCACCGTCCTGCTCGCGGAGTCGTCATGA
- a CDS encoding flavodoxin family protein, translated as MSTHPQICVAYHSGFGHTAHLAESVATGARSGGAHVRLVPVDEITDEQWQALDTADAIIFGSATYMGNVAAAFQRFAEQTGRRCIEGTWRDKVAAGFTNSGAKAGDKQSTLISLAVFAAQHHMHWVNLGLPPGWNSSAGSEDDLNRLGFWLGAAAATDVDRDAASVHPADVETCRHLGARVAAVTAQLCAGRDITEAA; from the coding sequence ATGTCCACCCATCCTCAGATCTGCGTTGCCTACCACTCCGGTTTCGGCCACACCGCGCACTTGGCCGAATCGGTCGCGACAGGCGCCCGCTCCGGCGGAGCGCACGTGCGCCTCGTACCGGTCGACGAGATCACCGACGAGCAGTGGCAGGCCCTGGACACCGCCGATGCCATCATCTTCGGCAGCGCCACCTACATGGGCAACGTCGCGGCGGCATTCCAGCGCTTCGCCGAGCAGACCGGACGCCGCTGCATCGAGGGCACCTGGCGGGACAAGGTCGCAGCCGGATTCACCAACTCCGGAGCCAAAGCAGGCGACAAGCAGTCGACCCTCATCAGCCTTGCAGTGTTCGCCGCACAACACCACATGCACTGGGTGAACCTGGGATTGCCGCCCGGCTGGAACAGCAGCGCAGGCAGCGAGGACGACCTGAACCGGCTCGGATTCTGGCTGGGCGCGGCGGCAGCCACCGATGTAGACCGCGACGCGGCATCGGTCCACCCCGCCGACGTCGAGACCTGCCGTCACCTCGGCGCGCGGGTGGCCGCGGTCACCGCACAGTTGTGTGCGGGACGCGATATCACCGAAGCGGCTTGA
- a CDS encoding carboxylesterase/lipase family protein yields MSNPKLRALAVVAALSVIGCSVSLNPSTANEHADFVAANTTAGSLRGKVSFDGTVDVFKGIPYAAPPLGGLRWRPPQPPEPWTGTRDATAPGSPCPQSGRLASTNEDCLHLNVWAPHHRTERKLPVMVFIHGGGQRQSAAHEYNADWLVTRARPVIYVSMNYRLNTFAFFAHKALTAEHPDVGSGNYAMLDQLQALRWVRENIANFGGDPDNVTIFGESGGAQAVCLLLASPLARGLFHRAISQSGPCQWQLYPSLTASEQRGAEIAHELGCTEPNPLPCLRALPASIILTKEQGATTNTAGAQPAWGGGALPLPMREAMATGQFSRVPLMQGANRDEALYQLAEKYGGETDSVTAEDYPAILGSYFGGSRVAAIQQQYPLANYSAPIYALSAALTDSGMITNNRIGLCNLNLANQLAAPHVPLYAYEFADRTAPYPTPIFEATGALDGAAHTKELSYLFHQGELSPAQRHISNTMIKYWTNFAATGDPNAEGLPAWPVYKPDDQNVMVFDTADVGSDIGLSDRAKCKFWAEQGFSTLAGPYPTPTASGPQYE; encoded by the coding sequence ATGTCGAATCCAAAACTGCGAGCGCTCGCCGTGGTCGCAGCTCTGTCGGTTATCGGGTGCAGTGTGTCGTTGAACCCCTCAACCGCGAACGAACACGCCGACTTTGTCGCAGCGAACACCACCGCAGGGTCACTGCGGGGCAAGGTTTCCTTCGACGGCACCGTCGACGTGTTCAAGGGCATTCCGTACGCAGCGCCGCCGCTCGGCGGTCTGCGGTGGAGGCCGCCTCAACCGCCAGAGCCGTGGACGGGCACACGTGATGCAACCGCACCGGGCAGCCCTTGTCCACAGTCCGGCAGGCTAGCGAGCACGAATGAGGATTGCCTTCATTTGAACGTGTGGGCACCGCACCATCGCACGGAACGCAAGCTGCCGGTGATGGTCTTCATCCACGGTGGTGGCCAACGCCAGTCCGCCGCACACGAATACAACGCGGATTGGCTGGTCACTCGGGCGCGACCGGTCATCTATGTGTCGATGAACTATCGATTGAACACATTTGCCTTCTTCGCGCATAAGGCTTTGACCGCAGAACATCCCGACGTAGGCTCCGGAAACTACGCAATGCTGGACCAGCTCCAGGCACTGCGATGGGTACGAGAGAACATCGCCAACTTCGGCGGCGATCCCGATAACGTCACGATCTTCGGGGAATCCGGTGGTGCACAGGCTGTCTGCCTTCTCCTTGCATCACCGCTGGCGCGCGGGCTCTTCCATCGCGCGATCTCGCAGAGTGGTCCCTGCCAGTGGCAGTTGTATCCGTCGCTGACCGCGTCCGAGCAGCGCGGAGCGGAGATTGCACACGAACTCGGCTGTACCGAGCCCAACCCGCTCCCCTGCTTGCGCGCCCTGCCGGCCAGCATCATCCTCACCAAAGAGCAGGGCGCGACCACCAACACCGCCGGCGCACAGCCAGCTTGGGGTGGCGGCGCGTTACCCCTGCCGATGCGAGAGGCGATGGCCACCGGCCAGTTCAGCCGGGTGCCGCTAATGCAGGGGGCAAATCGTGACGAGGCGCTGTATCAACTGGCCGAGAAGTACGGCGGTGAAACCGACTCGGTGACTGCAGAAGATTACCCAGCGATCCTGGGATCCTACTTCGGTGGCTCGCGGGTCGCGGCGATTCAACAGCAGTATCCACTGGCCAACTACTCCGCCCCAATTTATGCGCTCAGTGCCGCCTTGACCGACTCCGGGATGATCACGAACAACCGCATCGGGTTGTGCAACCTGAATTTGGCGAACCAACTCGCCGCGCCACATGTTCCGTTGTATGCGTACGAGTTCGCTGATCGAACAGCGCCCTATCCCACTCCGATCTTCGAGGCGACGGGGGCGCTCGACGGTGCGGCGCACACCAAGGAGCTGTCGTATCTCTTCCATCAGGGCGAGCTGAGTCCCGCACAGCGACATATCTCAAACACGATGATCAAGTACTGGACAAACTTTGCGGCGACCGGCGATCCGAACGCCGAAGGACTGCCCGCCTGGCCAGTGTATAAGCCTGACGATCAAAACGTCATGGTGTTCGACACCGCCGACGTCGGTTCAGACATCGGCTTGTCAGATAGGGCGAAATGCAAGTTCTGGGCAGAACAGGGATTCAGCACACTTGCCGGCCCCTACCCGACTCCCACCGCGAGCGGACCGCAGTACGAGTAG
- a CDS encoding alcohol dehydrogenase catalytic domain-containing protein codes for MRATYLCGAGDVRVIDAPDAKIEKPGDALVRGVRACVCGSDVHPYHPSAPTTEGVSMGHEFVGVVEEMGAELTTLNTGDFVIAPFAVFCGTCEFCQADLQTSCVNGGFWNDAGLGTAGGRAEAVRVPPANGTLVKVLDVTEPTEDALLASLLTLSDVYGTGWHAAVKGGVTDGRTVIVICDGAVGLLAVLSAKQLGAERIVVMSRHQARTNLGREFGATDVVVERGDEGIAKVRDITDGGSQIVLEALRHMPAYEQAVGVVRPGGVISRVGVPQYEEAPVGFGSLFGLNVTVTGGAAPVRPYLETLLPAVLDGSVQPGRVLDRTAVPDETPDAYAAMDAREALKVIVTP; via the coding sequence ATGCGAGCCACTTATCTGTGCGGCGCGGGGGACGTCCGCGTGATCGACGCGCCCGATGCCAAGATCGAGAAGCCCGGCGACGCGTTGGTCCGAGGGGTGCGGGCCTGCGTGTGTGGCAGCGACGTGCACCCCTATCACCCCTCGGCCCCGACGACCGAGGGTGTGTCGATGGGGCACGAGTTCGTCGGCGTCGTCGAGGAGATGGGAGCCGAGCTCACCACCTTGAACACCGGCGATTTCGTCATCGCCCCATTTGCAGTGTTCTGCGGCACCTGCGAGTTCTGCCAGGCCGACCTGCAGACCTCTTGCGTTAACGGTGGCTTCTGGAACGACGCTGGACTCGGGACTGCAGGTGGCCGGGCCGAGGCAGTCCGGGTGCCGCCGGCCAACGGAACGTTGGTCAAAGTACTCGATGTCACTGAGCCGACGGAAGACGCGCTGCTGGCATCCCTGCTGACCCTATCGGATGTGTACGGCACCGGCTGGCACGCCGCGGTCAAGGGCGGCGTCACCGACGGTCGTACCGTCATCGTGATCTGCGACGGCGCGGTCGGCCTGCTGGCGGTGTTGTCGGCCAAGCAGTTGGGGGCTGAGCGGATCGTAGTTATGAGCCGTCACCAGGCCCGCACTAATCTGGGCCGGGAGTTCGGCGCCACCGATGTCGTCGTCGAGCGCGGCGACGAAGGAATCGCCAAGGTCCGCGATATCACCGACGGCGGTAGCCAGATCGTGCTCGAAGCCCTGCGCCATATGCCGGCCTACGAGCAGGCTGTCGGCGTTGTCCGCCCTGGCGGCGTCATTAGCCGGGTCGGCGTGCCGCAGTACGAGGAGGCGCCGGTCGGATTCGGGTCGCTGTTCGGCCTCAACGTCACCGTTACCGGCGGCGCGGCCCCCGTGCGCCCGTATCTCGAGACGCTGCTGCCTGCGGTGCTCGATGGCAGCGTGCAGCCGGGCCGAGTCCTCGACCGCACTGCTGTACCGGACGAAACACCGGACGCCTATGCCGCCATGGACGCCCGCGAAGCATTGAAAGTGATCGTTACACCATGA
- a CDS encoding ArsR/SmtB family transcription factor yields the protein MDVFEAVAEPNRRALLDALAGGERTAGELVATLPKLTQPTVSRHLKVLREVGLVEVRADAQRRIYALRADGLVEIDDWIERYRRFWTDHLDALERHLAKRQETRK from the coding sequence ATGGACGTCTTCGAAGCCGTCGCCGAACCGAACCGGCGGGCCCTGCTCGACGCACTGGCCGGCGGTGAGCGCACCGCCGGCGAACTCGTCGCTACCCTGCCGAAATTGACCCAGCCGACCGTCTCCCGGCATCTGAAGGTACTGCGGGAGGTCGGCCTGGTGGAGGTGCGCGCGGATGCGCAACGTCGCATCTACGCGCTGCGCGCCGACGGGCTCGTCGAGATCGACGACTGGATCGAACGGTATCGCCGGTTCTGGACCGACCACCTGGACGCTTTGGAACGCCATCTCGCGAAACGGCAGGAGACCAGAAAATGA
- a CDS encoding aldo/keto reductase, translating into MKYIKLRDLSVSRIGLGAMGMSHGYIGAGSDDAESIRTIHRALELGVNFIDTAEIYGPYANEELVGRALQGRREQVVLATKFGLVSHAGDGPWNLDSSPANIRTAVEGSLRRLGTDYLDLYYQHRVDPNIPIEETVGAVAELVSEGKVRHIGLSAAGVDTIRRANAVHPIAALQSEYSLWTRDLEPRILPVLRELGIGLVPFSPLGHGFLTGTIRSPEQFDDDADFRKTNPRFTGENFRRNLRIADEVQAVAAEAGATPAQTALAWLLAQGDDIAPIPGTKRVSRVEENTAADAVELTDAQIDKLNALTPAAGEHHNEEQMRMYEF; encoded by the coding sequence ATGAAGTACATCAAGTTGAGGGACCTCAGCGTATCCCGCATTGGTTTGGGCGCGATGGGCATGTCGCATGGCTACATTGGGGCCGGGAGCGATGACGCGGAGTCGATCCGCACGATTCATCGGGCGCTCGAGTTGGGTGTCAATTTCATTGACACCGCAGAGATATACGGGCCCTACGCGAATGAGGAACTCGTCGGCCGCGCGTTGCAGGGGCGGCGTGAGCAGGTGGTGCTGGCAACGAAGTTCGGTCTTGTTTCGCATGCAGGTGACGGGCCGTGGAATCTCGACAGCAGCCCGGCCAACATCCGTACCGCGGTGGAGGGTTCGTTGCGGCGGCTGGGCACCGATTACCTCGATCTGTACTACCAGCACCGGGTCGATCCGAATATTCCGATTGAGGAAACCGTCGGCGCGGTGGCGGAGTTGGTGAGCGAGGGCAAGGTGCGTCACATAGGTCTGTCAGCGGCCGGCGTCGACACCATTCGTCGCGCTAACGCGGTGCATCCGATCGCGGCGTTGCAGTCGGAGTACTCATTGTGGACCCGCGATCTGGAGCCGCGGATCCTGCCGGTCCTGCGCGAGCTGGGTATCGGTCTGGTGCCGTTCTCCCCACTGGGGCACGGTTTTCTCACCGGCACCATCAGGTCTCCCGAGCAGTTCGATGACGACGCCGACTTTCGCAAGACCAACCCGCGGTTCACTGGCGAAAACTTCCGGCGAAACCTTCGGATCGCCGATGAGGTGCAAGCCGTCGCGGCCGAGGCCGGCGCTACCCCCGCCCAGACAGCTCTGGCCTGGCTGCTGGCCCAAGGCGATGACATCGCCCCCATCCCTGGCACCAAGCGTGTCTCGCGGGTCGAAGAGAACACCGCCGCCGACGCCGTCGAGTTGACTGACGCGCAGATCGACAAGCTCAACGCTCTCACCCCCGCTGCGGGGGAGCACCACAACGAAGAACAGATGCGGATGTACGAATTTTGA
- a CDS encoding aldo/keto reductase, whose product MDGSQTECGRRRFLMGAAGVATIPVVAGLAAGCRSDQPLQSAAADDEATPAVTAITVSDCRQLGALEVSCIGLGCQTMTGRLYGPVTTREDMVGLIRTAVDQGVTFFDTAEAYGPLESERIVGEALEPVRDQVVIATKFGFDFDPQTGERLGGLNSRPDHIRRVVDAMLKRLRTDHIDLLYQHRVDPTVPIEDVAGTVKDLISQGKVIHFGLSEPGLDTVRRAHTEQPLAAIQNEYSMLWRGPEQQVLPLCEELGIGFVPWAPVGMGFTAGAVTPFTQFAEGDFRATVPRFSAENLASNMPLLQLIQRWALRKGATPAQISLAWLMAQEPWIVPIPSTTRIPHLLENIGTQQVTFEADELTELNAALAGITIHGERLTPPVLAQAGVEAPAR is encoded by the coding sequence ATGGACGGCAGCCAGACTGAGTGCGGCCGACGCAGGTTCCTGATGGGAGCGGCCGGGGTGGCTACCATCCCCGTGGTCGCCGGGCTCGCAGCTGGCTGCCGATCCGACCAGCCACTTCAGTCGGCCGCTGCTGACGACGAGGCCACCCCCGCAGTCACTGCCATCACGGTCAGCGACTGTCGCCAACTAGGGGCACTGGAAGTCTCCTGCATCGGGCTGGGTTGTCAGACCATGACCGGCAGGTTGTATGGGCCCGTCACCACCCGTGAAGACATGGTCGGCCTCATCAGAACGGCTGTCGACCAGGGTGTGACGTTCTTCGATACGGCCGAGGCATACGGGCCGCTGGAGTCGGAGCGAATCGTGGGGGAGGCCCTGGAACCCGTCCGTGATCAGGTGGTTATCGCGACGAAGTTTGGTTTCGATTTTGACCCGCAAACCGGAGAGCGTCTCGGGGGCCTGAACAGCCGTCCGGACCACATTCGCCGCGTGGTCGACGCGATGTTGAAACGGCTACGGACCGACCATATCGACCTGCTGTACCAACACCGCGTCGACCCCACCGTGCCCATTGAGGATGTGGCTGGCACCGTCAAAGATCTGATCTCTCAAGGCAAGGTCATTCACTTCGGTCTGTCCGAGCCCGGTCTGGATACGGTCCGCCGAGCCCACACGGAGCAACCGCTTGCTGCTATCCAGAACGAGTACTCGATGCTGTGGCGGGGACCCGAGCAGCAGGTCTTGCCGCTGTGCGAGGAGCTCGGAATCGGCTTCGTGCCATGGGCTCCGGTGGGAATGGGCTTCACTGCGGGGGCGGTCACCCCGTTCACGCAGTTCGCCGAAGGCGACTTCCGCGCCACTGTGCCCCGCTTCAGCGCGGAGAACTTGGCATCCAATATGCCACTCCTGCAACTGATTCAGCGGTGGGCACTACGCAAAGGCGCTACTCCAGCGCAGATTTCCCTGGCGTGGTTGATGGCGCAAGAGCCTTGGATCGTGCCCATTCCGAGTACCACTCGGATCCCGCACCTTCTCGAAAACATTGGTACACAGCAAGTCACGTTCGAAGCCGACGAACTCACTGAACTCAACGCTGCCCTCGCGGGTATCACGATTCACGGTGAGCGGCTGACGCCGCCGGTGCTCGCCCAGGCTGGCGTTGAGGCACCTGCACGTTGA
- a CDS encoding aldo/keto reductase, translated as MSVPNFTLNNGVQVPALGFGVYQTPPDQTIAAVGAALETGYRHIDTAAAYGNEREVGEAIRRSGLSREDVFIETKVWITDYGYDTTLHAFDKAAGKLGVDSIDLLILHQALPGEFDRTIEAYKALEKLYYDGKVRAIGVSNFMPPHLDRLIAETGVVPAVNQIEVHPYFRQTELLKVDDQLGILNQAWSPIGGITFYRNGSHGSTLQDPVIAEIAGVHGKSPAQVMLRWHMQQGRQAIPKSVRPSRIAENFHVFDFVLTADQLAAVDALDTGVRGGPEPEDITRDKYGIEISEA; from the coding sequence ATGAGCGTTCCCAACTTCACCCTGAACAACGGCGTCCAGGTGCCTGCCCTGGGTTTCGGTGTCTACCAAACTCCTCCTGACCAGACCATCGCCGCGGTCGGGGCTGCACTGGAAACCGGCTACCGCCACATCGACACCGCTGCTGCGTATGGCAACGAACGGGAGGTCGGTGAGGCGATTCGCCGCTCGGGACTGAGCCGCGAGGACGTCTTCATCGAAACCAAGGTATGGATTACCGACTACGGGTACGACACCACGCTGCACGCCTTCGACAAGGCGGCTGGCAAGCTTGGTGTCGACTCGATCGATCTGCTGATCCTGCACCAGGCGTTGCCGGGTGAATTTGACCGGACCATCGAGGCCTATAAGGCGTTGGAGAAGCTGTACTACGACGGCAAAGTGCGCGCGATTGGCGTCTCCAATTTTATGCCGCCCCATCTTGACCGGCTGATCGCCGAGACCGGGGTGGTGCCGGCGGTCAATCAGATCGAGGTGCACCCGTACTTCCGGCAGACCGAGTTGCTCAAGGTCGACGACCAGCTCGGCATTCTCAACCAGGCTTGGTCACCGATCGGTGGCATCACGTTCTACCGTAACGGGTCCCACGGCTCAACTTTGCAGGATCCGGTGATTGCCGAGATCGCGGGCGTACATGGCAAATCGCCCGCACAGGTGATGTTGCGCTGGCATATGCAACAGGGCAGACAGGCGATCCCGAAGTCGGTGAGGCCGTCGCGGATTGCAGAGAACTTCCATGTTTTCGACTTTGTACTCACCGCCGACCAACTTGCAGCTGTGGACGCTCTGGACACCGGTGTGCGCGGCGGCCCCGAGCCTGAAGACATTACCCGCGACAAGTACGGGATCGAGATCTCAGAGGCATGA
- a CDS encoding ABC transporter substrate-binding protein, translated as MARLGRKRSAFFTIASMTCLMVATACAGSATDSGPAGETVRFAVSDFENDALDPAMETNSGMRVAKYLMWDSLLEIGLNSEIAPGVAESWELSPDGRTWTFNIRHGITFHNGEELAADDVKFSLDRMMAPEAATGDSTLAREQIDNVAVVDADTVAIHTKGVQSGLPYLLSPHQSVIGIVMPKDYLLNEGGPTFEQQRELMERAPIGSGPFRFVSRRAGDAVSFESLDHHWRHTPAIKRVEILRVSEEATQVSMLQSGEVDVITVSPDQAAPLKAAGMEIRTVENSGEIGMFFPGSWREASRTEPAGNPDVRRALSLAINRQEIIDSVLAGYADLKTTPFNTSPATESIDEGYFRDWAAQANAYDPEQARELLTNAGYPNGFELQLFSYARPGVPGLSQIAEIVAAQWAQVGVTANIVPTDYNSYRPHFVNIDPGDTFNAGDANIHGAATRFDVIGAFAAYVREEGGAVQSVKDPELEALVDRAAATLDEGERRNLVQQAYQRFLDTWTVLEIASTDAVFAVNPETVGPWSTIRAYPFLGRTFETIQVPGAPGSS; from the coding sequence ATGGCGAGGCTCGGAAGGAAGCGTTCGGCGTTCTTCACCATCGCGTCGATGACGTGTCTGATGGTCGCCACGGCGTGCGCCGGATCCGCGACGGATTCAGGTCCGGCGGGGGAGACCGTCAGATTCGCGGTCTCCGATTTTGAGAATGACGCGCTTGATCCCGCGATGGAAACCAACAGCGGGATGCGCGTCGCCAAGTACCTGATGTGGGACTCACTGCTCGAAATCGGGCTTAACAGCGAGATCGCCCCTGGCGTCGCTGAGTCGTGGGAGCTGTCTCCGGACGGGCGCACGTGGACCTTCAACATCCGCCACGGGATCACCTTTCACAACGGTGAGGAGTTGGCCGCCGACGACGTCAAGTTCAGCCTCGACCGGATGATGGCTCCCGAGGCCGCGACGGGTGATTCCACCCTGGCGCGTGAGCAGATCGACAACGTGGCGGTGGTCGACGCTGACACCGTCGCCATCCACACCAAAGGCGTTCAATCCGGGTTGCCATACCTACTTTCGCCGCACCAATCGGTGATCGGAATCGTGATGCCGAAGGATTACCTACTCAACGAAGGCGGGCCGACCTTCGAGCAGCAGCGGGAGCTGATGGAACGGGCGCCAATCGGCAGTGGCCCGTTCAGATTCGTCAGTCGCAGGGCAGGAGACGCGGTGTCGTTCGAATCCCTCGATCATCACTGGCGCCACACGCCGGCGATCAAGAGGGTGGAGATTCTGCGGGTCAGCGAAGAAGCCACCCAGGTGTCCATGCTGCAATCCGGTGAAGTCGACGTCATCACCGTCTCACCCGACCAGGCAGCGCCGTTGAAGGCTGCGGGGATGGAAATCCGAACGGTTGAGAACTCCGGCGAGATCGGGATGTTCTTCCCGGGCTCGTGGCGAGAAGCTTCGCGTACGGAGCCGGCCGGCAACCCCGACGTGCGCCGGGCGCTGTCGTTGGCGATCAATCGGCAGGAGATCATCGATTCGGTGCTCGCCGGCTACGCCGACCTCAAGACCACGCCGTTCAACACCTCGCCGGCGACCGAGAGCATCGACGAAGGATATTTCCGGGACTGGGCAGCGCAAGCCAACGCCTACGATCCAGAACAGGCACGCGAACTTTTGACAAATGCCGGATATCCCAACGGGTTTGAACTCCAGTTGTTCTCCTATGCACGCCCCGGTGTCCCGGGCCTGAGCCAGATCGCTGAAATCGTCGCGGCGCAGTGGGCTCAGGTCGGTGTGACGGCCAATATCGTGCCGACGGACTACAACTCATACCGGCCGCATTTCGTCAACATCGATCCGGGCGACACGTTCAATGCCGGCGACGCCAACATCCACGGTGCGGCAACCCGCTTCGACGTCATCGGCGCCTTCGCGGCCTATGTACGTGAAGAAGGCGGTGCCGTGCAGAGCGTGAAGGACCCCGAACTTGAAGCTCTGGTCGACCGTGCCGCTGCCACCCTCGATGAGGGGGAACGGCGGAACCTCGTCCAACAGGCCTACCAGCGATTCCTGGACACCTGGACCGTGCTCGAAATAGCCAGTACTGACGCAGTATTCGCGGTCAACCCCGAAACCGTCGGGCCCTGGTCGACAATCCGGGCCTATCCGTTCCTCGGGCGCACTTTCGAAACGATCCAGGTGCCGGGAGCTCCGGGGTCCTCCTAG